Part of the Nicotiana sylvestris chromosome 2, ASM39365v2, whole genome shotgun sequence genome, gtatttttcctgTCCTGTTGGGTCCATTTTGTATGTGTTtatatatgtttatttgttttgtttagtttattgatttttcaattaTTTTGTCGATTGGTTCTCCTTCTTcaatgaccttttatttggtcgaactttttTTGGTCATGGTCAACGTTAtgataaactatataatcgatttgaatgagtATCGTCGATTAGTCAAGTTTTATTATGAATCCCTGTTTCTGACAATATGACTTGAATCACCTGTATGTCTGTTCGATTCTgattatttgctattgattgtatgtgttgtaattcgtgtagtcgactggataagtgtcgtcgattagttttacatgtTCGAATGTTAGAATAACCTGATGATAATTTGACTCATgctgcttcaattctgattgaatcaCTATTGGAATTTGATAGgctggattggttatagctgctgtagttTGGTGATTAATTAGGAATCAGCTTAGTTATCTATTTAAGGAGATTGattatagctgatgaggtacaggggattgggtaggacagaagtttcagggactttaggagggtaatttgggaattgaaaggtttgaaatgggtttaagttgaatggtctgacagtagggtactaaagtgccattaaactaatgaattgtttagtattggtggggaacaaaacataatagcatggggaAACCTAATGGGGATTTAATTAAAGTATGCACTACCCATGACCATTGAATAAAATAAAGGAAAGACGAGGGTTAATGGGGGACAAAAACAGACCTTAGTGGAGTCCTAGAGAAGATGATGggcagaaaatattttctttattagcCAAGTGCTCCTTAGAGTTGGAAAGGGGttgaagtttggctataaatatgGGGGGCTGAAAATcttaaggggggggggggttggagagtttaaaaagagaacaaaaaagaaAGATAATGTTTCATTGCATCTGTAGGAGTAACTCGAATTCTGGACAGTGAATCCGATTCCCTTTGATTGCTTAAGTGGTTCAGTGGTCTACtggttcagtttcgggtttaatatacGCTTGGTTGAGTTTGTTTGTGGTGATATTGGTTGCTGCTGTTTGGTCTTTTACAAACTTTCTGGGCTGTGTCGGTAACTATTTGGAACTCCCAACTGCTGTTGTTGAACTGCTGTTGTATTGCTGCTTGTATTACTGCTATTGCTGAtctctcttctactttatttctGTTCCAACTCCAGGTACACTTTTCGAATCGTCTTGATGTAGCTCCTTGAAGTTGAaaatggaaatattcacaaatttgAGTTCATTTGTAGGCTGCCTGTTGTTTACAATTGGATGAATTGTTAGCTAATTATACCTATCGATATTGATTATGTGTTTTGTATTATGTGAATAGTGGATACACACGGATTGTAATTAAGAGCTACTAAACTGCTATGCTCATGTTGACATGCTGTTAGTTTACAAATTTGAGCTGCTAGGTTGTCAGTTTACTTTACCATAACAATTAGTACTAGATGAAGTTATTTGAACTCTTGATTTGTTTTGCTATAAGTGATTCATGTCAAAGTGGGCAACTAGTTAGGGACAATAATTTAATTGGAAACAGAAGCATCAGAATGTTCGAATGTGCACTGGTTCGTTTTGGGACTACTTGAATTCATGGTTATCTAGCAACCGCTTTAGTATAGATAGTGCTCACTTTAGTATAGCAATATTCTGTTAAAAAATCAAATTCAGAAACATGATTGGGGTTGCAAATGTATGATGGGTCATCAAGTTTGATTTCGAGTTAAACTTAATATCGGTAGGCATCAACAGATTAGGCTAGTAATATCAGTAGGCATCATCAGTAACTTGTTTAAAATAAGCAGGCACCATTAGCACTGACTAAACAAATTGGTCATGATAATTGGATATGAATAAGTAGTTAATTTGAACGAGCGTACGTCGTAGTATTTTATTACTATTTGGTAAACACACTCTGGAGAGTTGGAGTAATTGTGGTGTGCAAATTCTCGGCCTGATCCTGTTCATTTGAACTAGGCTAGTCCTAGGCCCACTTCGGGCCACTGAAAATTCACGGTTGGCCTGCACAAATTTTATGGCTTGGGCTCTTTGGGCCCAAGACTGATATGGCAATTGGCACGTTAGCACTTAAGGATGGACTGGGCTTTTAAGTTAGGTAGTGGATTCAAATTAAAAGGTTCGTCCTTTCATTTGGATCCGGACTTGAACTTGAGGCCCGATTTTgtaatattaattaattaggacttttccttttttttagagacaaataaagtagaaaattatagattgctTTAGGTTTGCCctcttaaaataaaaatgagacgagcctcgccgaacaaaataaataaatcacggggccctcgttaaatgtatatattgattgcttagatttcgggacgggccgtttagcgaatttcatggctttcccaaaataataacgcgctagttactttagacgcgcttttaataatttactttctgaaactcgggtgcacatttatgtgacccaaatccaaatctcgacgaagtcgaaatgtgtcgataaccacgggtgcattgatgtgacgtggttcgagatgtatttttgcgacgtcgcaattcttattaaaaataataataataaaaacggtaaagagtttaaatttgcacataggttcaacatatattaaaattagataaataaaccgaatatgatagttgagcgaccgtgctagaaccacggaactcgggaatgcctaacaccttctcccgggttaacagaattccttactcggatttctggtgcgcggactgttaaatagagtcaatatttctctcgattcgggattcaaccggtgacttgggacaccataaatctcctaagtggcgactccgatcctttaataataaatcccgtttcgattgtcctttaattggaaaaaactccctccatgcccctttgcggtggcgcgggtaaaaaggaggtgtgacaccgccTACCGAAAATCGTCTCATGGCGGAGGCCGATCTCCAAACCCACCCAGATTTACACCCTATAACCTTCACAACCCCTTAAACCCAAATCCCTTATTGATTTCCCCAAACAACCCCACAAACTCCCCGAATTCCAGATCTGAAATTCGAAAAAACctaattttgcatttttttgggGGGATTTCTGCGGATTGTTTGTTTGTTTGGCTTGAAGCTTGCCCAAGTAGACTACTCTTATCAAGAGTAGTCATTTGGGTCAGTTTAAATCCCTTTCAAAGCACAACCAGAATCGGACCGAGTTTTGTCACTATTTTCTTGGTCCTCCTTCATTGCTGGAATCGGTATACCCATTGGCCTTTCCCATTTGTTTATTGATTGTGTTTTCTTCATTAGCTTTATTTGTATGATAGGTTAGAATAATTAACAAGTAGatcttagtttaattttaatcagTATTTAGTTATTTGAATCATTTGTTCGCATGTTTAGGTTAATGGCTAATTACAATCTGTTTGCGGATAATTTAACATAAGTTTAAGTAGTTAGGCATAAATTGCAGACCTCTTAGATTTATTGCTATTTAAATAGATTTAGTTGTTAGTTGATTAGGTACTAATTAACTTCAAAAGTTCAAATGATTTGTTGGGTAATTTGTACCATTTTTTTACTTTGATGTTTGGGCCTGGTTTGGCCAGCGAAGGCTTGATCAGTCAAGGCCTAGGGTTGGTGCTGGATTTGGGCCTGTCTTGGGCCATTTGACCATGACACTTGGCCAAAACCCAAGAGGAAGGTTCTAGAAAGTGTACTAGCTGTCCAAAATTGTCACGATCCATTTTTTGAACAAGTCGGGaccggcactcgatcactaaaTATGACCGAGTgaaccatctctgcttatcaaatctactataactccaaactttatatgcaacaaggcaatactctaaccaaatacttttgtttaatttaaacatttaaataaatcaactccaaaactttattcatagTAACCAATGAAATACTactaagttattatcaaaaatatctgaatcttaacccaacgactatgtctatgaagcctctactgataaactgacgcactgctcaggacatgagatttcctaGCCAGTTCTATAAgtaacaaagaaataactaaagAAAGATGACTCTAAGAAATACTctacgaacaaaagcggagctcaccacaCTACAAGAAATTAGACTTATTGCGGCGACTAAAGTCGCTACAAAATCCATGAAAGTCGCTGCTACATGTTATTAGTGGCGACATTTGTGTTGCTACAAGGAAAACCGTAACTGAAAAGTATTTGTGGCAACGCCAAAAGGTCGCCGCTAAAAGCTCATATTTTGCGGCGACACAGTTGCCACAAAAGGTGGCAAAACCCGCTACAAAAATGGTTCCACAAGAATAAAATTTTAGCTGGGTCGCCACTGCTATTCCCTTTTAGCGGCGACTGCTATCGCTGGCAAAACATATTTTCAGTGGCAAGTTCATATCGCCACTATAAATAACTTTTAGTAGCAACTCATGTCGCTACAAAATAATTAACCAAGAAAGGCACAATAACTTTCTGTTGCGACTAAAGTCGCTGCAAAATAAATAAACTAACAGTGGCAATTTTAACATCGCAACAATTACTAATATTTTGTGACAAAATAATGTTGCCACTAAAACTTATCTTCTCAAAAGTTATAATGaccaaaattatatatatatccGGTAGGAACCTAATTCTCTAAATTTAATAACTGGATATTCACATCTATTGACTTCCAATATTAAAAGcaaccaataatatttaaaaaacaaAAGAATTTCTCAAACTaaatattataaatattttaattacAAAAAAGTCAATTACATAATACTACACGACACTTCATTGTGCATTTGTAATTGTACGCATATACATATCCCAAAAAAAGACAAAATATTAAGTGCCTTGTAATTGCTCCTTGGTCGACACCATCCCTAAACGATACCATTGTTTAAGTGCCTTGTCCCtgctaaaaaaataatatatatatatatatatataaggaacaTAATGAGATTTTTTATATCAAAAAACATACATAGAAAAACTTAATAGAATACCAATGACTTCCTTTAGAATAATGCTCATTCAGAAGTTAGGTTTTGGAGTTGACTACTCGTTACTGAATTGGTTGGGATGCATTGtcattattttaaaaattagTCTATTAAGAGGAAATATAACAAGGATGCATTGCCCAAGCAGGAAaaaaagataacaaggatgcATTGCCCCAGCAGGAAAGATAACATATTGGTTTGGATGCATTGTCATTCTTTATCCCATTTTCACCTTTGATCTAGAAAACTCTGTATCTATAGTAAAACATTTAGCATTGCCCAAGCAGGGAAAAAAAGCTAATGTACATGACAAATACTACATTTAATAGCCCGATCACAGAGTATTAAGCATCTAACATTATAGCAATCGCAAGTCAAAATGATTTTACTATTGAAATAAACACataagcaggaaacaataaacaCACAAGCAGGAATCGCAAGTCAAAATGATTTTACACTAGTCAAATTCTTCTAAGCATTGCACTAGTCAGATAACAGCAGGAGCTACAAAGCGGCTGTAATCAAATTTGAACATGAATTCTAGCTTAACTTATTTTCATCCTTCAAACAGGACCTATAAATGGTCCCGAAAATTTTCACTATTATCATGTAAAGCATATCTACAAGCAGAACCGTAGAAGCGTGTACTGTCTTGACAAAAGGTTTCTACTCTTTAACTATCTCAGCAGAAACATGTAGTATGGCAAAAGCAACATAGAAATGCCAAAAAGTTGAAGGACACTCATCTCTGTTATAATCATACTAACATTgagctaaaagaaaaagaaagaaaaaaagagccaAAAGACCATTATCTTCTTTAGAATAATGCTCATTCAGAAGTTAGACCACCAAACATTTAAAGCTTTAGTTAGCAGATCTGAAAATTCTTATCCAGATGCTACTTGATCAAATTACAAGTTCATATCATAACCAGCATATCGTCACTTCACATAGAAATTCAATATAGTTGTTTCATTTCATCAGCAACATATATTTACGGTGTTTTCTTCATATTAACTGCCATAAACGTAACTAATTACGAGATTAAGAGAATTAAATTGGTTTGTAAAAATCCAGATTTCACATAAACAAAAAATAGACCAATAGTCTATTATCAAGAGGATGAAATTTAAAGAAGGAGAAGTTGAAAAGAAGATAGGGAGCAAGTGACGGAAGAATTATCCAGAATTAAGGAAGAAGAAATGCCGAGAAGGAAGACGAATTGTTAAGAAGCAGCAGAGCAAGTACCTGTTGCTGCATTCTGATCATGAAACTAGCAAATTGTTCATGCATCCTCTTGTCCACTTCTAGATTGATCCTCTTACCTACTTCTGCATTTGCGTGTTCACGCTCCTCTGCCAACTTCTTTTGCAACTCAAGCTCCATATTTCTTTTCAACTCAACAGCCATTTGTTCACGTTCTTCTTGCAACTTCCTATCCATCTCGGCTTTCATCTCTTGACGCACAATTTCCATAGCTGAAGACACGATGGACTCTATGTTTGCATGCTGCGTGTTACTCTTTTTAGGAGGCTTCTCTCCGTATCCTTTTCCGCGAACATAGCTTGTTCTCTCACCAAGAACGGTGGATAAAATCTCATCTCTAGTCATGGAATGCTCTCTTCAGATTGTTGTTGAGTGACAACATCATGGAGTTGACCCTGCATTTATGCATAATCATTTACATCGAAACATAATAAAACACACTGAATGTAACTTACAGAAACAGAAAGATAACAAGTCTATGATTTTAGATAATTACATGAATTTGTTGGGATTGTGAATCCACTCACACCAGTTCTCCTCTATCATCCTTGCATGTATGTTGGATCTCCCAAACTTTATCTGGTGTGTATATTTCTCCAGTAATAGGATTTCTCTGCAATATAATTTCAGAGAAAAAATGGCTA contains:
- the LOC104225280 gene encoding uncharacterized protein isoform X2, whose translation is MTRDEILSTVLGERTSYVRGKGYGEKPPKKSNTQHANIESIVSSAMEIVRQEMKAEMDRKLQEEREQMAVELKRNMELELQKKLAEEREHANAEVGKRINLEVDKRMHEQFASFMIRMQQQGQGT
- the LOC104225280 gene encoding uncharacterized protein isoform X1, which produces MTRDEILSTVLGERTSYVRGKGYGEKPPKKSNTQHANIESIVSSAMEIVRQEMKAEMDRKLQEEREQMAVELKRNMELELQKKLAEEREHANAEVGKRINLEVDKRMHEQFASFMIRMQQQQGQGT